A genome region from Pseudomonas sp. S06B 330 includes the following:
- the rnr gene encoding ribonuclease R, whose translation MADWQTLDPEAAREAEKYENPIPSRELILQRLDERGSPAAREQLVEEFGLTTEDQIEALRRRLRAMERDGQLIYTRRGTYAPVDKLDLILGRIAGHRDGFGFLIPDDGSDDLFLSPAQMRLVFDGDRALARVSGLDRRGRREGVVVEVISRAHETIVGRYFEEGGIGFVTPDNPKVQQEVLITPGRNGGAKIGQFVEVKITHWPTPRFQPQGDVTEVIGNYMAPGMEIDVALRSYDIPHVWPEAVVKEARKLKSEVEEKDKEHRIDLRHLPFVTIDGEDARDFDDAVYCESLGKLRLFSGGWRLYVAIADVSSYVRLGSALDAEAQVRGNSVYFPERVVPMLPEELSNGLCSLNPHVDRLAMVCEMTINKSGQMVDYQFYEAVIHSHARLTYNKVSSMLEHARTREGKALREQYSEVVPDLKQLYALYKVLLAARHTRGAIDFETQETRIIFGSERKIAEIRPTVRNDAHKLIEECMLAANVATAEFLKKHEIPALYRVHDGPPPERLEKLRAFLGELGLSLHKGKDGPSPKDYQALLAQISDRPDFHLIQTVMLRSLSQAVYSADNNGHFGLNYEAYTHFTSPIRRYPDLLTHRAIRSVIRSRQETPHVKRAGAMSIPKARIYPYDEATLEQLGEQCSMSERRADEATRDVVNWLKCEYMKDRVGESFPGVITAVTGFGLFVELTDIYVEGMVHVSALPGDYYHFDPVHHRLAGERTGRSFRLGDTVEVRVMRVDLEQRKIDFEMAENTLKAPIGRKQRSEGVRPQDGKAVPVLDKAEVTKAEPARRSKKNETAEAYFPSHAAAKNAEVRKSREMKKALMSDAKSAGGKSSSKAGKSSEKPSKHRKGPPKAGSGSRKPKAKS comes from the coding sequence ATGGCCGATTGGCAGACCCTCGATCCCGAGGCCGCTCGTGAAGCGGAAAAATACGAAAACCCTATTCCTAGCCGTGAGCTGATCCTGCAGCGCTTGGACGAGCGCGGCTCGCCGGCTGCCCGTGAGCAGCTGGTCGAAGAGTTCGGCCTGACCACCGAAGACCAGATCGAAGCCCTGCGCCGCCGTTTGCGGGCGATGGAGCGTGACGGTCAGCTGATCTATACCCGGCGCGGCACTTATGCCCCGGTAGACAAGCTCGACCTGATCCTCGGCCGCATCGCCGGCCACCGCGACGGTTTTGGCTTCCTGATCCCGGACGATGGCAGCGATGACCTGTTCTTGAGCCCGGCACAGATGCGCCTGGTGTTCGATGGCGACCGTGCCCTGGCCCGCGTCTCCGGCCTTGACCGCCGAGGCCGCCGTGAAGGCGTGGTGGTCGAAGTGATCTCGCGTGCCCACGAAACCATCGTTGGTCGCTATTTCGAAGAAGGCGGTATCGGCTTCGTTACCCCCGACAACCCCAAGGTCCAGCAGGAAGTGCTGATCACGCCGGGGCGCAATGGTGGCGCGAAGATCGGTCAGTTCGTTGAAGTGAAGATCACTCACTGGCCGACCCCGCGCTTCCAGCCTCAGGGCGATGTCACCGAAGTGATCGGTAACTACATGGCCCCGGGCATGGAAATCGACGTTGCCCTGCGCAGCTATGACATTCCGCATGTCTGGCCTGAAGCGGTGGTCAAGGAAGCGCGCAAGCTCAAGTCGGAAGTCGAAGAGAAAGACAAAGAGCACCGCATCGACCTGCGTCATCTACCGTTCGTGACCATCGACGGCGAAGATGCCCGCGACTTTGACGATGCGGTCTACTGCGAGAGCCTGGGCAAACTGCGCCTGTTCTCCGGTGGCTGGCGCCTGTACGTGGCGATCGCCGACGTTTCCAGCTATGTGCGCCTGGGGTCTGCCCTGGATGCCGAAGCCCAGGTGCGCGGCAACTCGGTGTACTTCCCTGAACGCGTCGTGCCGATGCTGCCGGAAGAACTCTCCAACGGCCTGTGCTCGCTGAACCCGCACGTCGACCGCTTGGCGATGGTCTGTGAAATGACCATCAACAAGTCCGGGCAGATGGTCGATTACCAATTCTATGAAGCGGTGATCCACTCTCACGCGCGTCTGACCTACAACAAGGTCAGCAGCATGCTCGAACACGCCCGTACCCGCGAAGGCAAAGCCCTGCGCGAGCAGTACAGCGAAGTGGTGCCGGACCTCAAGCAGCTCTATGCGCTGTACAAGGTACTGCTGGCGGCCCGTCATACCCGTGGCGCGATCGACTTCGAAACCCAGGAAACCCGGATTATCTTCGGCTCCGAGCGCAAAATCGCGGAAATCCGCCCGACCGTGCGCAACGACGCCCACAAGCTGATCGAGGAATGCATGCTGGCGGCCAACGTCGCCACTGCCGAATTCCTCAAGAAACACGAAATTCCTGCGCTGTACCGTGTACACGATGGTCCACCGCCAGAGCGCCTGGAAAAACTGCGCGCCTTCCTGGGTGAGCTGGGCCTGTCGTTGCACAAAGGCAAGGATGGTCCATCGCCGAAGGACTACCAGGCACTGTTGGCGCAGATCAGTGATCGCCCAGACTTCCACCTGATTCAGACGGTGATGCTGCGCTCTCTGAGCCAGGCGGTGTACAGCGCTGACAATAACGGCCACTTCGGTCTGAATTACGAGGCGTACACTCACTTCACCTCGCCGATCCGCCGTTATCCGGACCTGTTGACCCACCGGGCCATCCGCAGTGTGATCCGTTCGCGCCAGGAAACCCCGCACGTCAAACGCGCTGGCGCCATGAGCATTCCCAAGGCGCGGATCTATCCGTACGACGAGGCGACTCTGGAGCAGCTCGGCGAGCAGTGCTCGATGAGCGAACGGCGCGCCGACGAGGCCACTCGCGATGTGGTCAACTGGCTCAAGTGCGAGTACATGAAAGATCGCGTCGGCGAGAGTTTCCCGGGTGTGATCACCGCGGTGACCGGCTTTGGCCTGTTCGTCGAACTGACCGACATCTACGTCGAAGGCATGGTGCATGTCAGCGCCTTGCCGGGCGATTACTACCACTTCGACCCTGTGCACCACCGCCTGGCCGGTGAGCGCACCGGTCGTAGCTTCCGCCTGGGTGACACGGTGGAAGTACGGGTCATGCGCGTCGACCTCGAACAGCGCAAGATCGACTTCGAGATGGCAGAGAACACCCTGAAGGCGCCGATTGGTCGCAAGCAGCGTTCCGAAGGCGTGCGCCCCCAAGATGGCAAAGCGGTTCCGGTCCTCGACAAGGCTGAAGTGACCAAGGCCGAGCCTGCGCGTAGGAGCAAAAAGAACGAAACCGCCGAAGCTTATTTTCCTTCGCACGCCGCGGCGAAAAACGCCGAAGTGCGTAAGAGCCGGGAAATGAAGAAGGCACTGATGTCCGATGCCAAAAGCGCCGGTGGCAAGTCGTCTTCCAAGGCTGGCAAGTCGTCGGAGAAACCGAGCAAGCATCGCAAGGGGCCGCCAAAAGCAGGCTCTGGATCACGTAAACCCAAGGCCAAGTCATGA
- a CDS encoding methyl-accepting chemotaxis protein, which yields MSAVLSLLRSRLLRPVFVALGIALLVQVLVAVALTRSTVTTLEADLGKRLGADSQKLSAELEQAGQEVSAGLDSLSASTRQRLTAGLSTRLQSEQAQLRATLEKNLKDSANDMAELLASVAPRAMWDNDVPTLSEFSRRAQRNPSVLFVVYDDVQGQHLTRYLNRQNPINQALLEKGQGERALDKVLDAARNDPSVYFVEASINPNGVEIGKVLMGVSTAAVDAELVALDKRFSALIASGDQLVGESLVGAAADSNKALRARLEAAQASAAGMQANTSQSVQDAATTLRWNIGVGLALVGLGVLLAVAVVLGRRVVNKLRLLIAALNDLAAGEGDLTKRVSIDSRDEIGDMAAAVNQFVDKLQPIVREAGEVAQRTGIEIGAMAQRNAGADAAAELQRDEVAASLRDLSTMADEAQAESQAMQSALQQVVDIRQATDENSRTSTQVAKLIEDLAGQVQTGSKVIERLAQQSEQIEVVLTVIHGIAEQTNLLALNAAIEAARAGETGRGFAVVADEVRALASKTQSSTGDIQAHIGALQQGAKEAVAAISQAGRQASEGLLVLRDNARLQQSVQASVEQVHAAIGLATRAAEQQAQGAQAVRGRVQTIHAQAERAAEVVMQTTASSKVLDDLAEQLKASLGQFRA from the coding sequence GTGTCAGCCGTTCTCTCACTGTTACGAAGCCGCCTGCTGCGGCCTGTGTTTGTTGCCCTTGGTATCGCTCTTTTGGTGCAGGTGCTGGTCGCGGTCGCGCTGACTCGGAGCACCGTCACCACACTTGAGGCTGACCTTGGCAAACGATTGGGCGCCGACAGTCAGAAATTGTCCGCCGAGCTCGAACAGGCCGGGCAGGAAGTCAGCGCGGGGCTTGATAGCCTCTCTGCCAGTACCCGCCAGCGTCTGACCGCGGGGCTTTCCACTCGTCTGCAAAGCGAACAGGCTCAATTGCGGGCAACGCTGGAGAAGAACCTCAAGGACTCGGCCAATGATATGGCTGAACTGCTGGCCTCGGTCGCCCCGCGGGCCATGTGGGACAACGATGTACCGACTCTGTCCGAGTTCTCCCGGCGTGCCCAGCGCAATCCCAGCGTGCTGTTCGTGGTGTACGACGATGTCCAGGGGCAGCACCTGACCCGCTACCTGAATCGGCAGAATCCGATCAACCAGGCCTTGCTGGAAAAGGGGCAGGGTGAGCGGGCGCTGGACAAGGTTCTGGATGCCGCACGCAATGATCCGTCGGTGTATTTCGTCGAAGCCTCGATCAACCCCAACGGCGTGGAAATCGGCAAGGTACTGATGGGGGTCTCTACCGCCGCCGTCGATGCCGAGTTGGTGGCGCTCGACAAGCGCTTCTCGGCGCTGATCGCCAGTGGGGATCAATTGGTCGGTGAAAGCCTGGTGGGCGCGGCAGCCGACAGCAACAAGGCCTTGCGTGCACGCCTGGAGGCTGCACAGGCGAGTGCTGCTGGTATGCAGGCTAATACCTCGCAAAGCGTTCAGGACGCTGCGACAACCCTGCGCTGGAACATCGGCGTCGGTCTGGCCCTGGTCGGCCTTGGTGTGCTCCTGGCGGTGGCGGTGGTGCTGGGGCGGCGGGTGGTCAATAAGCTGCGCCTGCTGATTGCTGCGCTGAACGATCTGGCCGCCGGTGAGGGCGATCTGACCAAGCGGGTCAGCATCGACAGTCGCGACGAGATTGGCGACATGGCGGCAGCGGTTAACCAGTTTGTCGACAAGCTGCAGCCAATCGTACGTGAGGCGGGGGAGGTGGCCCAGCGTACTGGCATTGAGATCGGCGCCATGGCTCAGCGCAACGCTGGGGCTGATGCGGCTGCCGAGCTGCAGCGTGACGAAGTGGCGGCGAGCCTGCGCGACCTGTCGACCATGGCTGATGAGGCCCAGGCCGAAAGCCAGGCCATGCAGTCGGCCTTGCAGCAGGTGGTGGATATTCGTCAGGCCACGGATGAAAACTCGCGCACTTCGACTCAGGTGGCCAAGCTTATTGAAGACCTGGCTGGGCAGGTGCAGACCGGCTCGAAGGTCATCGAGCGCCTGGCGCAGCAAAGCGAGCAGATTGAGGTGGTGCTGACAGTGATTCATGGCATTGCCGAACAGACCAACTTGCTTGCGCTCAATGCTGCTATCGAGGCGGCGCGGGCAGGTGAGACCGGGCGTGGCTTTGCGGTGGTGGCGGACGAAGTGCGGGCCTTGGCCAGCAAAACCCAGAGCTCGACGGGCGATATCCAAGCGCATATTGGTGCGTTGCAGCAGGGTGCGAAAGAGGCGGTGGCCGCGATCAGTCAGGCTGGGCGACAGGCCAGCGAAGGGTTGCTGGTGCTACGTGACAACGCGCGATTGCAGCAGTCGGTGCAGGCGTCGGTTGAGCAGGTGCATGCGGCGATTGGTCTGGCTACCCGCGCGGCGGAGCAGCAGGCGCAAGGCGCGCAAGCGGTGCGTGGGCGGGTGCAGACCATCCATGCCCAGGCCGAGCGGGCTGCCGAAGTGGTGATGCAGACCACCGCCAGCAGCAAGGTGCTGGATGACCTGGCGGAGCAGCTCAAGGCTAGCCTGGGTCAATTCCGCGCCTGA
- a CDS encoding ABC transporter permease encodes MSAALPAIQPTSRYVPKRKRPSIWVVLPVLLLVGLSLLPLLYVALKTWEAGWREALHLLWRPFVWGLMRNTLMLMTGVTLACMALGVALAWLLERSDLPGRRVWGVILCLPFAVPAFVSGFTWVSLSPRFEGLAGAILVMSLSKYPLVFLPVAATLRNLDTSLEESARTLGQNRWGVFFKITLPLLWPSILGGSLLIALHMLVEFGALSILGLQTFTTAIYQQFELEFSNANAAMLSAVLLFMCLLMLWFELRVRGNARHVRIGQGVARRGAPIRLRAWMPAGQLFCLALALLGSGIPLGMLGYWLSVGSSAAFPVADISRALFSSLSLSLGGAGLSLLLALPVSFLVVRYKGRLAIWAERLPYLLHALPGLVIALTLVYFALHYVPALYQTTGLLLLAYALLFLPLAQAPVRTALHKAAPQLEEAARTLGATQFSAFCRVTLPIIFPALAAAFALVFLDAMKELTATLLLSPTGMTTLATEVWAHTANVEFAAAAPYAALLILVSGLPVYLLTTRMYLNRA; translated from the coding sequence ATGAGCGCAGCCCTGCCCGCGATCCAACCGACCAGTCGCTATGTCCCCAAGCGCAAGCGCCCCTCTATCTGGGTCGTGCTGCCGGTACTGCTACTGGTCGGTTTGAGCCTGCTACCCCTGCTCTACGTTGCCCTGAAGACCTGGGAAGCGGGCTGGCGCGAAGCGCTGCATCTGCTCTGGCGCCCGTTTGTTTGGGGCCTGATGCGCAATACGCTAATGCTGATGACGGGCGTAACCCTGGCCTGTATGGCCCTCGGCGTAGCGCTGGCCTGGCTACTGGAACGTAGCGATCTTCCTGGGCGACGCGTGTGGGGCGTGATCCTCTGCCTGCCGTTTGCCGTACCAGCCTTCGTCAGCGGCTTTACCTGGGTATCCTTGAGCCCGCGCTTCGAAGGCCTGGCCGGCGCCATCCTAGTGATGAGCCTGTCCAAGTACCCGCTGGTGTTCCTGCCCGTGGCCGCGACCCTGCGCAATCTCGACACCTCACTTGAAGAGTCGGCGCGCACCCTGGGGCAAAATCGCTGGGGGGTGTTCTTCAAGATCACCCTACCCCTGCTGTGGCCATCGATTCTCGGCGGCAGCCTGCTGATTGCCCTGCACATGCTGGTCGAGTTCGGCGCGCTGTCGATCCTCGGCCTGCAAACCTTCACTACGGCGATTTACCAACAATTCGAACTGGAATTCAGCAACGCCAATGCGGCCATGCTCTCGGCTGTACTGCTGTTCATGTGCTTACTGATGCTCTGGTTTGAGCTGCGCGTGCGCGGCAATGCCCGGCATGTGCGAATTGGCCAGGGTGTAGCGCGGCGCGGCGCCCCCATTCGCCTACGGGCATGGATGCCGGCAGGACAATTGTTTTGCCTGGCCCTGGCATTGCTGGGCAGCGGGATTCCCCTGGGCATGCTCGGCTACTGGCTGAGTGTTGGTTCGTCCGCGGCCTTCCCGGTCGCCGATATCAGCCGCGCTCTGTTCTCCTCGCTATCACTGTCGCTGGGAGGCGCTGGCCTGAGCCTGCTGCTGGCATTGCCAGTGAGCTTTCTGGTGGTGCGCTACAAAGGTCGCCTGGCGATCTGGGCCGAGCGCTTGCCTTATTTGTTGCACGCCCTGCCCGGCCTGGTGATTGCCTTGACCCTGGTGTATTTCGCTTTGCACTACGTGCCTGCGCTGTACCAGACCACCGGGTTGTTGTTGCTGGCGTATGCCCTGCTGTTCTTGCCTCTGGCCCAAGCGCCGGTGCGCACAGCGCTGCACAAGGCAGCACCGCAACTTGAAGAGGCGGCGCGAACACTCGGGGCGACTCAATTCAGTGCATTCTGCCGGGTCACCTTGCCGATCATCTTCCCGGCACTGGCAGCGGCGTTTGCCCTGGTGTTTCTGGATGCCATGAAAGAACTGACCGCCACCTTGCTGCTCAGCCCGACAGGCATGACCACTCTGGCTACCGAGGTGTGGGCGCACACAGCCAATGTCGAGTTTGCGGCTGCCGCCCCCTATGCCGCCTTGCTGATTCTGGTGTCTGGGTTGCCGGTGTACCTACTGACAACGCGAATGTACCTGAACCGCGCTTGA
- the hflC gene encoding protease modulator HflC, with translation MSNKSLIALIVGVVLAIVAWNSFYIVSQTERAVLLQFGRVVQADVQPGLHVKVPYVNQVRKFDARLMTLDAPTQRFLTLEKKAVMVDAYAKWRVKDAERFYTATSGLKQIADERLSRRLESGLRDQFGKRTLHEVVSGERDALMADITASLNRMASKELGIEVVDVRVKAIDLPKEVNRSVFERMSTEREREAREHRAKGNELAEGIRADADRQRRVLLAEAYRESEETRGDGDAQAASIYAKAYGQDQDFYAFYRSLKAYRESFANKSDVLVLDPSSEFFRFMDKPKP, from the coding sequence ATGAGCAATAAATCGCTGATCGCCCTGATCGTTGGCGTGGTGCTGGCGATCGTGGCCTGGAACAGCTTCTACATCGTGTCCCAGACCGAGCGCGCGGTACTGCTGCAATTTGGTCGTGTGGTCCAGGCTGATGTTCAGCCGGGCCTGCATGTGAAGGTTCCGTACGTCAACCAGGTGCGTAAGTTCGACGCTCGCCTGATGACGCTGGACGCTCCAACCCAGCGCTTCCTGACCCTGGAAAAGAAAGCCGTGATGGTCGATGCCTACGCCAAATGGCGGGTCAAAGACGCTGAGCGTTTCTATACCGCGACCTCGGGCCTCAAGCAGATCGCCGACGAGCGTCTGTCGCGCCGTCTGGAAAGCGGCCTGCGTGACCAGTTCGGTAAGCGTACCTTGCACGAAGTGGTCTCCGGTGAACGTGATGCACTGATGGCTGACATCACTGCTTCGCTGAACCGCATGGCCAGCAAGGAGCTGGGTATTGAAGTGGTCGACGTTCGCGTCAAGGCCATCGACCTGCCTAAAGAAGTAAACCGCAGCGTGTTCGAGCGTATGAGCACCGAGCGTGAGCGTGAAGCCCGCGAACACCGCGCCAAAGGTAACGAGTTGGCCGAAGGTATTCGTGCCGACGCCGACCGTCAGCGCCGTGTTCTGCTGGCCGAAGCTTATCGGGAGTCGGAAGAGACCCGCGGTGATGGTGACGCCCAGGCGGCGTCGATCTACGCCAAAGCCTACGGTCAGGACCAGGACTTCTACGCGTTCTACCGCAGTCTGAAGGCCTACCGCGAAAGCTTTGCCAATAAGAGCGATGTACTGGTGCTCGACCCGAGCAGCGAGTTCTTCCGCTTTATGGACAAGCCCAAGCCGTAA
- a CDS encoding extracellular solute-binding protein has translation MMFRNNPLLRGLAVSVFALVLGAPAAMAADPISLTLYNGQHKEIGDAIAKAYEAKTGVHINVRKGSSNQLASQIIEEGERSPADVIYTEESPPLNNLGELGLLAKIDDSTLQMLPKEFVAGNGTWMGVTARTRVVAFNPKVIDEKELPPSVMDFANPEWEGKIGFVPTSGAFQEQAVAILKLHGREAAEEWLTGLKAFGKTYTNNMVALKAVENGEVAAVLVNNYYWYALKKERGQLDSKLYYLADGDVGGLMTISGAAAVKASKHPKEAQALLAWMASEEGQRVITQTTAEYPLHKGMVSDQGLKPFEDLRPPKITPADLGNAEEALELEREVGLL, from the coding sequence ATGATGTTCCGCAATAACCCCCTGTTGCGCGGCCTGGCCGTTTCTGTTTTTGCCCTGGTGCTTGGCGCCCCCGCCGCCATGGCCGCCGACCCGATATCGCTGACCCTGTACAACGGCCAGCACAAGGAAATCGGCGACGCCATCGCCAAGGCCTATGAGGCCAAGACTGGCGTCCACATCAACGTCCGCAAGGGTAGCAGCAACCAGCTGGCTAGCCAGATCATCGAAGAAGGCGAGCGCTCGCCAGCCGATGTCATCTACACCGAAGAGTCGCCACCGCTGAACAACCTGGGCGAACTCGGCCTGCTGGCCAAGATCGACGACTCCACCCTGCAGATGCTGCCCAAGGAATTTGTCGCCGGCAACGGCACCTGGATGGGCGTGACAGCACGAACCCGGGTTGTCGCCTTCAACCCCAAGGTCATCGACGAGAAAGAACTTCCGCCTTCGGTCATGGACTTTGCCAACCCCGAGTGGGAAGGCAAGATCGGCTTCGTGCCGACCAGCGGCGCGTTCCAGGAACAGGCCGTGGCCATCCTCAAGCTGCACGGCCGTGAGGCTGCCGAAGAATGGCTGACCGGCCTCAAGGCCTTCGGCAAGACTTACACCAATAACATGGTTGCCCTCAAAGCCGTGGAAAACGGGGAAGTAGCCGCCGTACTGGTTAACAACTACTACTGGTATGCACTGAAAAAAGAACGCGGCCAGCTGGATTCGAAACTCTACTACCTGGCGGATGGCGACGTCGGCGGCCTGATGACCATTTCCGGCGCCGCAGCCGTCAAGGCCAGCAAACACCCTAAGGAAGCCCAGGCGCTGCTGGCCTGGATGGCCAGCGAAGAAGGCCAGCGCGTAATTACCCAGACCACCGCCGAATACCCGCTACACAAAGGCATGGTCTCGGACCAGGGTCTGAAGCCGTTCGAGGACCTGCGTCCGCCGAAAATCACCCCAGCCGACCTGGGCAACGCTGAAGAAGCCCTGGAACTCGAACGCGAAGTTGGCTTGCTGTAA
- a CDS encoding adenylosuccinate synthase — MGKNVVVLGTQWGDEGKGKIVDLLTEHAAAVVRYQGGHNAGHTLVIDGEKTVLHLIPSGVLREGVQCLIGNGVVVAPDALLREINKLEEKGVPVRERLRISPSCPLILSYHVALDQAREKARGEAKIGTTGRGIGPAYEDKVARRGLRIGDLFHRERFAAKLGELLDYHNFVLVNYYKEPAIDFQKTLDECMEYAELLKPMMLDVTAELHNLRRAGKDIMFEGAQGSLLDIDHGTYPFVTSSNTTAGGIATGSGVGPMYLDYILGITKAYTTRVGSGPFPTELFDDVGAFLAKRGHEFGATTGRARRCGWFDAVILRRAIDVNSISGLCLTKLDVLDGLETIRICVGYKNENGAVIDAPTDADSYIGLEPVYEEMPGWTESTLGAKTLEELPANARAYIKRVEELVGAPIDIISTGPDRNETIVLRHPFA; from the coding sequence ATGGGTAAGAATGTCGTAGTCCTGGGCACCCAGTGGGGTGATGAGGGCAAAGGCAAGATCGTTGATCTGCTGACCGAACATGCTGCCGCCGTAGTGCGCTACCAAGGTGGCCACAACGCGGGCCACACCCTGGTGATCGACGGTGAGAAGACCGTGCTGCACCTGATCCCGTCGGGCGTGCTGCGCGAAGGCGTGCAGTGCCTGATCGGCAACGGCGTGGTGGTTGCACCGGACGCCCTGCTGCGTGAAATCAACAAGCTGGAAGAGAAGGGTGTACCGGTGCGCGAGCGCCTGCGTATCAGCCCGTCCTGCCCGCTGATTCTGTCCTATCACGTGGCGCTCGACCAAGCTCGCGAAAAAGCCCGTGGCGAGGCGAAGATCGGTACCACCGGTCGTGGTATCGGCCCAGCCTACGAAGATAAGGTTGCCCGTCGCGGTCTGCGCATCGGTGACTTGTTCCACCGTGAGCGTTTCGCAGCCAAGCTCGGCGAGCTGCTGGACTACCACAACTTCGTGCTGGTCAATTACTACAAAGAGCCTGCAATCGACTTCCAGAAGACCCTGGACGAGTGCATGGAGTACGCCGAGCTGCTCAAGCCGATGATGCTCGACGTCACCGCTGAGCTGCACAACCTGCGTCGCGCTGGCAAGGACATCATGTTCGAAGGTGCCCAGGGTTCGCTGCTGGACATCGACCACGGTACCTACCCGTTCGTTACCAGCTCCAACACCACCGCTGGCGGCATCGCTACCGGTTCGGGCGTTGGCCCAATGTACCTGGACTACATCCTGGGTATCACCAAGGCTTACACCACCCGCGTTGGTTCGGGCCCGTTCCCGACCGAGCTGTTCGATGACGTGGGTGCCTTCCTGGCCAAGCGTGGCCACGAGTTCGGTGCTACCACCGGTCGTGCCCGTCGTTGCGGCTGGTTCGATGCCGTCATCCTGCGTCGCGCTATCGACGTCAACAGCATCTCGGGCCTGTGCCTGACCAAGCTGGACGTGCTCGACGGTCTGGAAACCATCCGTATCTGCGTTGGCTACAAGAACGAGAACGGTGCAGTGATCGACGCGCCAACCGACGCTGACAGCTACATCGGTCTGGAGCCGGTGTACGAGGAGATGCCGGGCTGGACCGAGTCGACCCTGGGTGCCAAGACCCTGGAAGAGCTGCCGGCCAATGCCCGTGCTTACATCAAGCGTGTAGAAGAGCTGGTCGGCGCGCCGATCGACATCATCTCCACCGGCCCTGACCGCAACGAGACCATCGTGCTGCGTCATCCGTTCGCCTAA
- a CDS encoding ATP phosphoribosyltransferase regulatory subunit has protein sequence MATVDRWLLPDGIEEVLPPEAARIEIARRQVLDLFQSWGYEFVVTPHIEYLESLLTGAGQDLDLRTFKVIDPQSGRQMGFRADITPQVARIDAHTLRREGPSRLCYAGSVLHALPRALSTSRSPIQLGAELYGDASPVSDVEVISLMLAMLQLADVPDVHMDLGHVGIYRGLARAAGLSGAVEQQLFDALQRKAIDEVIELTANLPADLAGMLRSLTELCGGREVLAEARVRLGRAPAAVLAALDDLMAIAERLATRYPELPLYFDLGELRGYHYHTGVVFAVFVPGVGQSIAQGGRYDDIGADFGRARPATGFSTDLKTLVTLGRAEVVLPSGGIWMPDSSDAALWQLVCQLRSEGQRVVQALPGQPLTAAVEADCDRQLIQQNGLWQVLPLAI, from the coding sequence ATGGCAACGGTAGACCGCTGGCTGCTGCCAGATGGCATCGAAGAAGTACTGCCACCTGAGGCGGCGCGTATCGAGATCGCGCGTCGTCAGGTGTTGGATCTGTTCCAGAGCTGGGGTTACGAGTTCGTCGTGACCCCGCATATCGAGTACCTGGAATCGCTGCTCACCGGTGCCGGCCAGGACCTGGATCTGCGGACCTTCAAGGTTATCGACCCGCAATCGGGTCGGCAGATGGGCTTTCGGGCTGACATCACCCCGCAGGTCGCGCGCATCGATGCGCACACCTTGCGCCGTGAAGGCCCGAGCCGTCTGTGCTACGCCGGTAGCGTGCTGCATGCCCTGCCGCGAGCGCTGTCGACATCGCGCAGCCCGATCCAGCTCGGTGCCGAGCTGTACGGCGACGCCAGCCCGGTCAGCGACGTTGAAGTGATCAGCCTGATGCTGGCCATGCTGCAACTGGCGGATGTGCCGGATGTGCACATGGACCTGGGTCACGTCGGTATCTACCGCGGCCTGGCCCGTGCGGCTGGCTTGTCCGGTGCGGTCGAGCAACAGCTGTTCGATGCCCTGCAGCGCAAGGCCATCGATGAGGTGATCGAGCTGACCGCCAACCTGCCAGCGGACCTCGCCGGCATGCTGCGTTCGCTGACCGAGCTGTGCGGTGGGCGTGAAGTACTGGCCGAGGCGCGTGTGCGTCTGGGGCGTGCGCCAGCTGCGGTGCTGGCGGCCCTGGATGACCTGATGGCGATTGCCGAGCGTCTGGCTACGCGTTACCCCGAGCTGCCCCTGTATTTCGACCTGGGCGAGCTGCGCGGTTACCACTACCACACCGGAGTGGTGTTTGCGGTATTTGTCCCGGGCGTCGGTCAGTCGATCGCTCAGGGCGGTCGTTACGACGACATCGGAGCAGACTTTGGCCGGGCGCGCCCGGCCACCGGTTTCTCCACGGATTTGAAGACCCTGGTCACACTGGGGCGGGCCGAGGTTGTATTGCCGTCTGGCGGGATCTGGATGCCCGACAGCAGCGATGCAGCACTCTGGCAGTTGGTCTGCCAATTGCGCAGTGAAGGTCAGCGGGTGGTTCAGGCATTGCCTGGGCAGCCATTGACTGCCGCCGTCGAGGCGGATTGCGATCGGCAATTGATTCAGCAAAACGGGCTTTGGCAGGTTCTGCCGCTGGCCATTTGA